The sequence CGTCGTACCGCACCGCTCCCGAATCGGGTTTCTGCAGTCCGAGCAGCGTCCGGGCCAGCGTCGTCTTGCCGGAACCGGACTGGCCGACGAGCGCGACGATCTCGTCCTTCCGCACCTGCAGGCTCACCCCGGCGACGGCGTTGATCCGCTTGCCGGTGCGGTCGCGGAAGCTGACGCGCAGATCCTCGGCTTCCAGCAACGCCGGCCGGTCGCCACTCCGTTCGGGCTCCGGTGGCAGCGGCGTGCTGGTCGCGGGCGCGAAACGAGACGCCGGGTCGCCGACGGTCGGGAACGCGGCCGCCAGGGCCTTGCTGTGCTCGTGCCGCGGCGCGCTCATCAGCTCGGCGCTCGGCCGCTCCTCGACGATCTCGCCGTCGTACATCACCGCGATCCGTCGGCAGGTGGCGGCGAGCACCGACAGGTCATGACTGATCATGATCAGCCCGATCCCCTGTTCGGCGACCAGCCTGCCCAGCAGGTCCAGCACCTGGGCCTGGACGACGACGTCGAGCGCGGTCGTCGGCTCGTCCGCGATGATCAGCCGCGGCGAACAGGCCAGCGCCATCGCGATCATGACGCGTTGCTTCTGGCCGCCGGACAGCTCGTGCGGGTACGCCCCCGCACGGCCGGGCGGCAGGTCGACCTGTTCGAGCAGCTCCGAAACCTTCGCCTGGACTTCGCTGTCCGAAAGTGCCTTGCCACCGGGCGGGTGCAAGCGGATCGGCTCCGCTATCTGCTCACCGATCTTCCGCACCGGATTGAGCGCGTGCATCGCGCCCTGGAACACGACCGAAGCCTCGGCCCAGCGCACCGCGCGCAGCCTGCCCCATTTCATGGCCGTGACGTCTTCGCCGTCCAGCAGGATCTCCCCGCTGACCTTCGCCGAACGCGGAAGCAGCCGCAGCACGCTCATCGCGACCGTCGACTTCCCCGACCCCGACTCCCCCGCGACGCCGAGGGTGTCGCCGGGTTCGAGCACGAGGTCGACCCCGCGGACGGCGGCGACCTCGCCGCCACCGGTGGCGTACGTGACGCCGAGGTTCTTCAATTCCAGCAAGGGGCTCATGAGTGCTGTCCCTTCAGGCGCGGGTTCAGCACGGTCTCCAGCGCGCGTCCGACGAGGGTGAAAGCGAGAACGACCACGACGATCGCGACACCCGGCGGCAGCAGGTTCCACCAGGCACCCTTGCTGATCGCGCCGTTGTTCAAGGCGGTCTGCAGCATGGTGCCCCACGAAATGGTGTTCGGGTTGCCGACGCCGAGGAAGGCCAGTGTCGCGTCCGCGATGACCGCGTTGCCCACGACGAGCGTGGTGTTGGCCAGCACGAGCGGCATGACACCGGGCAGGACGTGTTTGCCGACGATGTGCAGGTGGCCGCCACCGAGCGCCTTCGCGCGCTCGATGTACGGACGGCCTTCGATCGTCAGCGTCTGCGCACGGACCAGGCGCGCGGTACTCGGCCAGGCGGTGACGCCGATGGCGATGATCACCGTCATCGCGCCCTGCTCCAGCACCGAGGCCAGCGCCACGGCGAGCACGAGCGACGGCAGCACCAGGAAGAAGTCCGTGAACCGCAGCAGCAGCCCGGACACCCAGCCTCGGAGGTGCGCGGCCGCGATCCCGACGATCGTGCCGATGAGCACGGAGAGGAGTGCCGCCGAGAAGCCGGTGAGCAGCGAGATCCGCGCTCCCCAGAACGTCATCAGCAGAACCGAACGGCCGTCGATGTCGGTGCCCAGCCAGAACTCCCCGCTGGGTGGATCCAGGGAGGTGCCTTCGGCCTTGGTGACGTCGAGACCGGACTCGTCCGAGATCACCGGTGCGAGGATGGCCAACAGCGTGATGACGCCCAGGAAGACGAGCCCGAACACGCCCGCCTTGTTCGTCGTGAACTCGTGCCAGCGCTTCGCCACGGCCTCACGGCGGCGGCGCCAGACGATCGAACCGGGTTTCTCCGCTGTGGTCATGCCGTCCGCACCCTGGGGTCGAGCACGCGGTAGAGCAACTCCGCGAGCAGGTTCATCAGCACCACCGCGCCGGCGAGGGTGACGAAGACTCCTTGCAGCACAGGCAGATCAGGTCCGCGGAGCGCTTCGTAGAGCAGCTGCCCGAGCCCCGGCCAGCTGAACACGGCCTCGACCGAGACCGCGCCCGAGACGACCATGCCGAACTGCATGAAGACCAGCGTCACCGTCGGGAGCAGGGCGTTGGGCACGGCGTGCCGCTTGCGGACGAGGTCGTCCCGCAGTCCCTTGGCCCGAGCCGTGGTGAGGTAATCCGAGTTCATCTCGCTGATCAGCGACGACCGCATGACCAGCATGTACTGGGCGTAGAACACCACCAGAAGGGTCACGCACGGCAGTACCAGATGGTGAAGAACGTCGAGCCCTTCACTGAAGAAGCCCGGCTCGACGTCCGGAGAGTGCATGCCACGGCTGGGAAAGAGGCCGTTGGTGGCCACCAGCAGCATGAGCCCCAGCCAGAACTGCGGTACCGACCACAGCGTCAAGGCGATCCCGGTCTGGACCTTGTCGAATCGGCTGCCCCGGCGCCAGCCCGCGCGGACGCCGAGCCACAGACCGAGCGCGACCGCGAGCACGGTCGCGCTGCCGACCAGCAGGATCGTCGGCCACAACCGTTCGCCGATCATGTCGACGACCGGACGCCGTTGCAGGTACGAATCGCCCATGGTGCCTTGAAGCAGGCCGACGACGTAGTCCCAGAACTGCTGCAGCAGAGGTTTGTCCACGCCCATCTGCGCGCGCAGTTCGGCCATCATCTTCGGATCGGTCGGCCGGTCGCGGACCATGAACCGCACGGGGTCGCCGGGCAGCGTCCGGAACAGGAAGAACCCCAGCACGACGACGAGCGCCAGGCTCGCCAGCGCGCCGCCGATCTTGGAGAGCACGAACCGGGCGGTGCCGGTCCCACCCCGGCGCTCGTCGGGATCGACGAGCGCCGAGGTCTTGTCGAGGGAACTGAGTGCTTCGGTCAACGCGGTCCTTTACTCCCGGTCGTCGGCCGACTTGCCGCGCCGCCCGAGCAGCACGCCGCCACCGACGAGCACCACGAGCACGACCGCGCCGATGCCGATCCACAATCCGGTGTTGCCGCTTTCCTCGCTGTTCGCCGCGGCCGCGTCGGCCGGGGTGGCGCCGTAGACACCCCAGTAGCCGGACTGCTCGAGGATCGCGCCGTCGGGCTGCGGCTGCTTGGTGAACGAGGAGAACTTGTCCGACCGGTAGGCCTCGAGCACGTTGTCGTAGTCGAGGACGACGTCGACGTACTCCCCCGCCAGCACCGCCTGCGCCTGCTTGACGAACTCGGCGCGCTTCACCGGGTCGAACTCGGTCAGCTGCTTCTTGTACAGGTCTTCGTAGCGCGGGTCGCAGAAGAACGTCGCCGAGCTGCCACCGTTGCCCTCGGCGTTCGGGCGGCCGGCGCAGGTGTTCAGGCTGAGGGCGTAGTCCGGGTCGGGCGAGGTGCCGTAGCCGGAGATCGCGAGGTCGTAGTTGCCCGCGGTGGTGCGGTCGTCCAGTTCGTCGTCGGAGACGAGCTCCTGCTTGACGCCGATGCCGACGTCCTTGAGCCAGCCGCTGACGAATTGCGCGACACGCTGGTCGAACGGCCGGTTCGCG comes from Amycolatopsis lurida and encodes:
- a CDS encoding ABC transporter permease encodes the protein MTEALSSLDKTSALVDPDERRGGTGTARFVLSKIGGALASLALVVVLGFFLFRTLPGDPVRFMVRDRPTDPKMMAELRAQMGVDKPLLQQFWDYVVGLLQGTMGDSYLQRRPVVDMIGERLWPTILLVGSATVLAVALGLWLGVRAGWRRGSRFDKVQTGIALTLWSVPQFWLGLMLLVATNGLFPSRGMHSPDVEPGFFSEGLDVLHHLVLPCVTLLVVFYAQYMLVMRSSLISEMNSDYLTTARAKGLRDDLVRKRHAVPNALLPTVTLVFMQFGMVVSGAVSVEAVFSWPGLGQLLYEALRGPDLPVLQGVFVTLAGAVVLMNLLAELLYRVLDPRVRTA
- the nikE gene encoding nickel ABC transporter ATP-binding protein NikE codes for the protein MSPLLELKNLGVTYATGGGEVAAVRGVDLVLEPGDTLGVAGESGSGKSTVAMSVLRLLPRSAKVSGEILLDGEDVTAMKWGRLRAVRWAEASVVFQGAMHALNPVRKIGEQIAEPIRLHPPGGKALSDSEVQAKVSELLEQVDLPPGRAGAYPHELSGGQKQRVMIAMALACSPRLIIADEPTTALDVVVQAQVLDLLGRLVAEQGIGLIMISHDLSVLAATCRRIAVMYDGEIVEERPSAELMSAPRHEHSKALAAAFPTVGDPASRFAPATSTPLPPEPERSGDRPALLEAEDLRVSFRDRTGKRINAVAGVSLQVRKDEIVALVGQSGSGKTTLARTLLGLQKPDSGAVRYDGKPVPLGGAGLKAYRRQVQLVLQDPTSALNPNHTVYEAVAEGPRIHGMGANEHEIVTKALEAAELRPAEKFLDRLPHELSGGQRQRVVIAGALALDPGVIVADEPVASLDASVRGEILALLLRLRRELGLAGLVITHDLGLAWNIADRVAVMYRGELVEVGTVEEVLLDPKHDYTKSLLAALPGGTARETPIAAHSHRRGV
- a CDS encoding ABC transporter permease; the protein is MTTAEKPGSIVWRRRREAVAKRWHEFTTNKAGVFGLVFLGVITLLAILAPVISDESGLDVTKAEGTSLDPPSGEFWLGTDIDGRSVLLMTFWGARISLLTGFSAALLSVLIGTIVGIAAAHLRGWVSGLLLRFTDFFLVLPSLVLAVALASVLEQGAMTVIIAIGVTAWPSTARLVRAQTLTIEGRPYIERAKALGGGHLHIVGKHVLPGVMPLVLANTTLVVGNAVIADATLAFLGVGNPNTISWGTMLQTALNNGAISKGAWWNLLPPGVAIVVVVLAFTLVGRALETVLNPRLKGQHS